A stretch of the Myxosarcina sp. GI1 genome encodes the following:
- a CDS encoding TPM domain-containing protein, whose amino-acid sequence MQKLFTRRFLAIWVTFILILFTYFTPPALAVNNPELLPAEETPVVDLANFIPTLQEQSLIENLNEFEAQTGWKMRVLTQYERSPGRAVKKFWGLDDKSILLVADGRGGNLLAFSIGDDVYELLPRTFWIELQTRFGNMYYVREHSENNAIVEAMETVQGCLLRGGCNVVPGLPREQWILTLISSIVGGIILGIAAIPRKESQGIAWQWALILSPLWGILFIAFGMGPVITRTPELLPLLRNILGFILGAVVAFLSPIVDRHPTEET is encoded by the coding sequence ATGCAAAAACTTTTTACACGGCGTTTTCTGGCGATTTGGGTAACCTTTATATTAATTTTGTTTACTTATTTTACCCCTCCAGCTCTAGCAGTAAATAATCCAGAACTACTGCCTGCTGAAGAAACTCCCGTAGTCGATTTGGCTAATTTTATCCCTACTCTGCAAGAACAATCTTTAATTGAAAACTTAAACGAGTTTGAGGCACAGACAGGCTGGAAAATGAGAGTGTTAACTCAATACGAACGTTCGCCTGGACGAGCCGTTAAAAAATTTTGGGGACTAGACGATAAAAGCATTTTACTAGTAGCTGATGGCAGAGGTGGTAATCTTTTAGCTTTTAGCATTGGCGATGATGTTTACGAACTGTTGCCCCGAACTTTTTGGATCGAGCTACAAACCCGTTTTGGCAACATGTATTACGTTAGAGAACACAGTGAAAATAATGCGATCGTCGAAGCAATGGAAACAGTTCAGGGCTGTTTGTTACGAGGTGGTTGTAATGTAGTTCCAGGACTTCCCAGAGAACAGTGGATCTTGACTTTAATTAGTTCGATTGTTGGAGGAATAATTTTAGGCATAGCTGCTATACCTCGTAAAGAAAGCCAAGGAATAGCCTGGCAATGGGCATTGATTCTGTCTCCGCTATGGGGAATTTTATTTATTGCTTTTGGTATGGGTCCTGTAATTACCCGCACTCCCGAACTATTGCCTTTATTACGCAATATTCTCGGTTTCATTCTAGGTGCAGTAGTTGCTTTTCTCTCTCCCATAGTCGATCGCCATCCCACTGAGGAAACTTAA
- a CDS encoding valine--tRNA ligase: MTDTTSNLATQYDPAIAEAKWQQYWEERGVFTANPNGSGQPYCIVIPPPNVTGSLHMGHAFESALIDTLIRYHRMLGFNTLWLPGTDHASIAVSTMLDRQLKNEGKTRQDLGREAYLERAWAWKADSGDRIVKQLRRLGISADWTRERFTMDKGLSKAVKTAFIRLYEDKLIYRGKYLVNWCPASESAVSDVEIENKEVQGHLWHFRYPLTDGSGYLEVATTRPETMLGDTGVAVNPNDDRYKNLVGKTLTLPIVGREIPIVADELVDPEFGTGCVKVTPAHDPNDFEMGKRHNLPMINIMNKNGTLNENAGEFAGQDRFAARKNVVKKLDELGALVKTEDYTHSVPYSDRGKVPVEPLLSTQWFVKMEPLASKALAYLDNDNSPNYIPERWRKVYRDWLVKIKDWCISRQLWWGHQIPAWYVVSETAGEIKDNTPFIVAYDEAEAREKAIAQYGEDITLERDPDVLDTWFSSGLWPFSTMGWPQKTQDLATYYPTSTLVTGFDIIFFWVARMTMMAGYLTDRMPFQDVYIHGLVLDENGQKMSKSKGNGIDPLLTIDKYGADALRYTLIKKVAGAGQDISFDYNRDKDESPSVEASRNFANKLWNAARFVMMNLDGKTPQQLGKPDTSSPALELSDKWILSRFQQTVKQTREYIAVYGLGEAATGLYEFVWGDFCDWYIELVKSRLWQDNTSSSKQIAQQTLAHVLDGILKLLHPFMPHITEEIWQTLTQAEGEATLALQAYPEVRAELIDTELEQSFELLFNVIRTIRNLRTEAGIKPGAQIKVILQTQSDRERSILESTADYIGDRAKVGELKIVDSLAGQLKQAIAGVFGTVQILIPLTGLVDLSALRSKLEKNLAKVEAEMKSLQGRLSNPGFINKAPTEVVQGAKDSLNEAETQAQILCDRLKGLN; this comes from the coding sequence ATGACCGATACTACATCCAATCTTGCTACTCAATACGATCCCGCAATCGCCGAAGCTAAATGGCAACAATACTGGGAAGAACGAGGAGTATTTACTGCCAATCCCAATGGTTCGGGACAGCCATACTGCATTGTTATCCCACCGCCAAATGTTACTGGTAGTTTGCACATGGGTCACGCTTTTGAAAGTGCGCTGATCGATACTTTAATTCGCTATCATAGGATGCTTGGCTTTAATACTCTATGGTTGCCAGGAACGGATCATGCCAGCATTGCCGTGAGTACAATGCTCGACCGACAGCTTAAAAATGAAGGCAAGACCAGACAAGATTTAGGGAGAGAAGCTTATTTAGAGCGTGCCTGGGCATGGAAAGCTGACTCTGGCGATCGCATCGTCAAGCAGTTAAGACGCTTGGGAATTTCGGCAGACTGGACGCGAGAACGCTTTACAATGGATAAGGGTTTATCTAAGGCAGTAAAAACAGCTTTTATCCGACTCTACGAAGACAAATTAATTTATCGCGGTAAATATCTAGTAAATTGGTGTCCTGCTTCTGAGTCGGCAGTATCGGATGTAGAAATTGAAAATAAAGAAGTACAGGGACATTTATGGCATTTTCGCTATCCTTTAACCGACGGTAGCGGTTATCTAGAAGTTGCTACTACTCGCCCTGAAACCATGTTGGGTGATACGGGAGTGGCAGTCAATCCTAATGACGATCGCTACAAAAATTTAGTGGGCAAAACCCTGACGTTACCAATTGTCGGCAGAGAAATTCCCATAGTTGCTGACGAACTGGTAGATCCTGAATTTGGTACGGGTTGCGTTAAGGTAACACCGGCACACGATCCCAATGATTTTGAGATGGGAAAACGCCACAACCTGCCGATGATTAATATCATGAATAAAAACGGCACCCTCAATGAAAATGCAGGGGAGTTTGCAGGACAGGATCGCTTTGCTGCCCGTAAGAATGTAGTTAAAAAGTTAGACGAACTAGGGGCATTGGTCAAAACCGAAGACTATACCCATAGCGTTCCCTATAGCGATCGCGGTAAAGTACCAGTAGAACCCCTGCTATCTACTCAATGGTTCGTAAAAATGGAACCTTTGGCAAGCAAAGCTCTAGCCTATTTGGATAACGATAACTCTCCTAACTATATTCCCGAACGCTGGCGCAAAGTCTATCGAGATTGGTTAGTTAAAATCAAAGACTGGTGTATTTCTCGCCAGCTATGGTGGGGACACCAAATACCAGCCTGGTATGTAGTTTCGGAAACTGCAGGAGAAATCAAAGATAACACGCCATTTATCGTAGCTTACGATGAAGCCGAAGCCAGGGAAAAAGCCATCGCCCAATACGGTGAAGATATTACCTTAGAACGAGATCCAGATGTTCTCGATACCTGGTTTTCTTCTGGTTTATGGCCATTCTCTACTATGGGATGGCCTCAGAAAACTCAAGATTTGGCAACTTACTATCCTACCTCTACATTAGTAACGGGTTTTGATATCATCTTTTTCTGGGTAGCCCGTATGACCATGATGGCGGGCTATTTAACCGATCGAATGCCTTTTCAGGATGTTTATATTCACGGCTTGGTATTAGATGAAAACGGTCAGAAAATGTCTAAATCTAAAGGTAACGGTATCGATCCCCTGTTGACTATCGATAAATATGGGGCAGATGCTTTACGCTATACCTTAATTAAAAAAGTAGCAGGTGCGGGGCAAGACATCAGCTTTGATTACAATCGCGATAAAGACGAATCGCCTTCAGTAGAAGCATCGCGTAATTTTGCCAACAAGCTGTGGAACGCAGCGCGGTTCGTAATGATGAACCTAGATGGCAAAACGCCGCAACAGTTGGGTAAACCAGATACGAGTTCGCCAGCATTAGAACTATCAGATAAATGGATTCTGTCCCGTTTTCAGCAAACGGTTAAGCAAACTAGAGAATACATTGCCGTTTATGGTTTGGGAGAAGCAGCAACGGGACTTTATGAATTTGTCTGGGGAGATTTCTGTGACTGGTATATCGAACTAGTCAAATCGAGACTTTGGCAGGATAATACTTCTAGTTCCAAACAGATCGCCCAACAAACTCTGGCTCATGTGTTAGACGGCATCTTAAAATTGCTCCATCCCTTTATGCCTCATATTACCGAAGAAATTTGGCAAACTCTAACTCAGGCAGAGGGAGAAGCGACTCTGGCATTACAAGCTTATCCAGAAGTTAGAGCAGAACTTATCGATACCGAACTAGAACAAAGCTTCGAGCTACTATTTAATGTTATTCGGACGATTCGTAATTTACGTACCGAAGCAGGAATCAAACCAGGGGCGCAAATAAAAGTTATCTTACAAACCCAAAGCGATCGCGAACGGAGTATTTTAGAATCTACTGCCGATTACATAGGAGATCGCGCTAAGGTAGGAGAACTAAAAATCGTCGATAGTTTGGCAGGACAACTAAAACAGGCGATCGCAGGAGTATTCGGTACCGTACAAATATTAATTCCTCTAACAGGATTAGTAGATTTGTCAGCACTACGTAGTAAATTAGAAAAAAACTTAGCCAAAGTCGAAGCAGAAATGAAATCTTTACAAGGACGTTTGAGCAATCCTGGATTTATTAATAAAGCACCAACAGAGGTAGTCCAGGGGGCTAAAGATTCACTTAATGAGGCTGAAACCCAAGCTCAGATTCTTTGCGATCGCCTCAAAGGTTTAAACTAA
- the fmt gene encoding methionyl-tRNA formyltransferase produces the protein MQLVFFGTPQFAVPTLEKLLQQQELEVVGVVTQPDKRRGRGNKTLPSAVKKVAIEHNLTVWQPPNIKKHRATLDKLEAIAADVFVVVAYGQILSPEILQMPRLGCINVHGSLLPQYRGAAPIQWSIVRGETKTGVTTMLMDRGMDTGDMLLKAETAIDILDDAESIATKLSQQGADLLIETLFKLEGQKIKPVPQDDSLATYAPLIKKTDLAIDWSQTAIDLHNKIRGFYPNCIATYENQRLKLLTTVPLIEPYLKQLPEHYDIIKQQWADLELLTGVPGEIVRNIKNLGPIVQTGSGLLLLERVQPAGKRQQSGWDFVNGMRLSIGTQLGNG, from the coding sequence ATGCAACTAGTTTTTTTTGGTACTCCTCAATTTGCCGTCCCCACTCTAGAAAAACTGCTTCAACAGCAGGAGCTAGAGGTGGTTGGCGTAGTTACTCAACCCGATAAGCGCAGAGGCAGGGGAAACAAGACTTTACCTTCGGCTGTTAAAAAAGTTGCAATAGAACATAATTTAACAGTTTGGCAACCGCCAAATATCAAAAAACATCGAGCGACTTTAGATAAACTTGAGGCGATCGCTGCCGATGTTTTTGTGGTAGTAGCTTACGGTCAGATTCTCTCCCCTGAAATCCTGCAAATGCCCAGACTAGGATGTATCAACGTGCATGGCTCTCTACTCCCCCAATATCGGGGTGCAGCACCAATTCAATGGAGTATTGTTCGTGGCGAGACCAAAACTGGTGTGACCACTATGCTGATGGATCGGGGGATGGATACGGGAGATATGCTGCTGAAAGCCGAAACGGCGATCGACATTTTAGATGACGCTGAAAGCATTGCTACTAAACTTTCCCAACAGGGAGCAGATTTATTAATTGAAACCTTATTCAAATTAGAGGGGCAAAAAATAAAACCAGTTCCCCAAGACGACTCCCTGGCAACTTATGCTCCCTTAATCAAAAAAACCGACTTAGCCATTGACTGGTCGCAAACGGCAATCGACCTACATAATAAGATTAGAGGATTTTATCCCAACTGTATCGCTACCTATGAAAACCAAAGATTAAAGTTATTAACTACGGTACCCCTAATCGAACCCTACTTAAAACAGCTTCCAGAACATTATGACATTATCAAACAGCAATGGGCAGATTTAGAGTTATTAACGGGCGTTCCAGGTGAAATCGTCCGCAATATTAAAAACTTGGGTCCAATAGTACAAACTGGTTCGGGATTATTATTATTAGAACGGGTGCAGCCTGCGGGAAAACGGCAACAGTCTGGTTGGGATTTTGTCAATGGTATGCGTCTGTCAATTGGCACCCAACTCGGAAATGGTTAG
- the tkt gene encoding transketolase, whose protein sequence is MVVATQSLEELCINSIRFLAIDAVEKANSGHPGLPMGAAPMAYVLWNQFMRFNPKNPHWLNRDRFVLSAGHGCMLQYALMYLTGYDSVSLEDIKQFRQWDSKTPGHPENHITTGIEVTTGPLGQGIANAVGLAMAEAHLAATFNKPDCEIIDHYTYVILGDGCNMEGISGEACSLAGHLGLGKLIAFYDDNHISIDGSTDLAFTEDVSKRYEAYGWHIQHVEDGNNDLEGIAKAIEAAKGVTDKPSLIKVTTTIGYGSPNMANTHGVHGSALGKEEVQATREHLNWEYPEFEVPEDALNHFRQAIDKGDKAESEWNDLLTHYKAEYEEEGAVLERMMKGELPEGWDKVLPSYTPEDKANATRNHSGIVLNALAGILPELFGGSADLAPSNKTLLKSSGDFQKGHYENRNIRFGVREHGMGAICNGIALHKSGLIPYGATFLVFTDYMRNAIRLSALSEAGVIWVMTHDSVGLGEDGPTHQPVEHVASLRMIPNLAVFRPADGNETSGAYKYAIEHRHSPTLLALSRQNLPNLEGSSIEDAAKGGYVLACGFAPEELDLILIGTGSEVELCVKAADKLKAEGKKVRVVSLPSWEVFEEQDEEYKDSVLPKVAKKRLAVEAGTTFGWCRYTGDVNAVIGIDTFGASAPGSLALEKFGFTVEKVVAKAKELIG, encoded by the coding sequence ATGGTAGTCGCCACTCAATCACTTGAAGAACTTTGTATAAATTCAATTCGTTTTCTAGCGATAGATGCGGTAGAAAAAGCTAACTCAGGTCATCCAGGGCTGCCGATGGGTGCTGCTCCTATGGCTTATGTCCTTTGGAATCAATTTATGCGTTTTAACCCCAAAAATCCCCATTGGTTAAACCGCGATCGCTTCGTACTCTCGGCAGGACATGGCTGTATGTTGCAGTACGCCCTCATGTATCTTACAGGTTACGACAGCGTTTCTCTTGAAGATATCAAACAATTTCGTCAGTGGGATTCTAAAACTCCAGGTCACCCCGAAAACCATATTACTACTGGAATTGAAGTAACCACAGGTCCACTAGGACAGGGCATTGCCAATGCAGTTGGTTTGGCAATGGCAGAAGCCCATCTAGCGGCGACATTTAATAAGCCCGACTGTGAAATCATCGATCATTACACCTATGTAATTTTGGGTGATGGCTGTAACATGGAAGGTATTTCTGGTGAAGCCTGTTCTCTGGCAGGACACTTAGGTTTGGGCAAACTAATCGCCTTTTATGACGACAACCATATTTCGATTGATGGTTCTACCGATTTAGCATTTACCGAAGACGTAAGTAAGCGTTACGAAGCCTATGGCTGGCACATTCAGCACGTAGAAGATGGCAATAATGATTTAGAAGGTATTGCTAAAGCTATTGAAGCTGCCAAAGGCGTTACGGACAAACCTTCTTTGATTAAAGTCACTACCACTATTGGTTATGGCTCTCCCAATATGGCGAATACCCACGGCGTTCACGGTTCGGCTTTAGGTAAAGAGGAAGTGCAGGCTACCCGCGAACATTTAAACTGGGAATATCCCGAATTTGAAGTTCCAGAAGATGCTTTAAATCATTTTCGCCAGGCGATCGATAAAGGTGACAAAGCCGAATCAGAATGGAATGACCTGTTAACTCACTACAAAGCCGAGTACGAAGAAGAAGGTGCCGTTTTAGAACGAATGATGAAAGGCGAGCTACCCGAAGGTTGGGATAAAGTTCTGCCCTCCTACACTCCAGAAGATAAAGCTAACGCAACCCGCAATCATTCTGGTATTGTTTTAAATGCTCTGGCAGGGATATTACCAGAACTGTTTGGCGGTTCGGCAGATTTGGCTCCCTCTAACAAAACCTTATTAAAATCTTCTGGTGACTTTCAAAAAGGTCACTACGAAAACCGCAATATTCGCTTTGGTGTAAGAGAGCACGGTATGGGAGCTATTTGTAATGGTATTGCCTTACACAAATCGGGGCTCATTCCCTACGGTGCGACTTTTCTCGTCTTTACCGACTATATGCGTAATGCAATTCGCCTCTCTGCTCTCTCAGAAGCAGGGGTAATTTGGGTGATGACTCACGACTCTGTAGGGTTGGGTGAAGATGGTCCCACTCACCAACCCGTTGAACACGTTGCTTCGTTGCGGATGATTCCTAATCTTGCCGTTTTCCGCCCTGCTGATGGTAACGAAACTTCTGGTGCTTACAAATATGCCATCGAACATCGTCATAGCCCTACTTTACTGGCTCTTTCTCGTCAAAACTTGCCTAACCTAGAAGGTAGCTCTATTGAAGATGCAGCTAAAGGAGGATACGTTCTTGCTTGTGGCTTTGCTCCTGAAGAACTGGATCTAATTTTGATTGGTACTGGTAGCGAAGTCGAGCTATGTGTTAAAGCAGCAGACAAACTTAAAGCGGAAGGTAAAAAAGTTCGCGTTGTATCTCTACCTAGCTGGGAAGTATTTGAAGAACAAGACGAGGAGTATAAAGACTCCGTATTGCCCAAAGTTGCTAAAAAACGGTTAGCGGTAGAAGCAGGTACTACTTTTGGCTGGTGTCGCTATACTGGCGATGTAAATGCAGTTATTGGCATCGATACCTTTGGAGCTTCTGCTCCTGGTAGTTTAGCTTTAGAAAAATTTGGTTTCACAGTAGAAAAAGTAGTTGCTAAAGCTAAAGAGTTAATCGGCTAA
- a CDS encoding Gfo/Idh/MocA family protein, which translates to MQSDFSQKQPNYSDKIGSRPLRMGVIGVGNMGRHHVRVLSLLKDIELVGVSDINLERGLDIASRYHTHFWEDYLELLAHVDAVCIAVPTKLHHQVGINCLQAGVHVLIEKPIAASIIEAESLVNMAAETNCILQVGHIERFNPAFQQLTKVAKTESILALEARRMSPYCDRANDVSVVLDLMIHDLDLLLELTASPVISSTASGSSAGNSGYLDYVTATLGFANGIVATLTASKITHRKIRTLAAHCKNSLIETDFLKNEILIHRHQLASNSLMSDRPYLQDGIIEKVYTNNVEPIYAEIEHFVNCIRGGERPSVGGEQALKVLRLASSIEQMALDGLVWQQERQLQPLRE; encoded by the coding sequence GTGCAATCTGATTTTTCACAAAAACAGCCCAATTACTCAGACAAAATTGGTTCTCGTCCTTTAAGAATGGGGGTAATTGGTGTAGGTAATATGGGAAGGCATCACGTTCGCGTTCTCAGTCTGCTTAAAGATATAGAACTAGTCGGGGTGTCAGATATCAATTTAGAAAGAGGTCTGGATATTGCCAGTCGCTATCATACCCACTTTTGGGAAGACTATCTCGAACTCTTAGCTCATGTTGATGCCGTTTGTATTGCAGTACCGACAAAACTACATCATCAAGTGGGAATTAACTGTTTGCAAGCAGGGGTTCACGTTTTGATTGAAAAGCCCATTGCCGCTTCAATTATCGAAGCCGAATCTTTAGTCAACATGGCGGCAGAAACTAACTGTATTTTACAAGTCGGTCATATAGAAAGATTTAATCCCGCTTTTCAACAATTGACCAAAGTCGCTAAAACAGAATCAATACTGGCTTTAGAAGCTCGACGCATGAGTCCCTATTGCGATCGCGCCAATGATGTTTCTGTAGTTCTAGACTTGATGATTCACGATCTCGATCTCTTACTAGAGTTAACTGCCTCTCCAGTAATTAGTTCTACAGCAAGCGGCAGCAGTGCTGGTAATTCAGGGTATTTAGACTATGTAACCGCAACTTTAGGCTTTGCCAACGGTATAGTAGCAACTCTAACCGCTTCTAAAATAACCCATCGTAAAATCAGAACTCTAGCAGCACACTGTAAAAATTCTTTGATCGAAACTGATTTTCTGAAAAATGAAATTTTGATTCATCGCCATCAACTAGCAAGCAACTCTTTAATGAGCGATCGCCCCTATCTGCAAGATGGCATTATTGAAAAAGTATATACTAACAACGTCGAACCTATATATGCTGAAATAGAACACTTTGTAAACTGTATTCGCGGCGGCGAAAGACCCTCTGTAGGAGGAGAACAGGCTTTAAAAGTTTTACGTCTAGCCAGTTCCATCGAACAAATGGCTTTAGATGGTTTGGTGTGGCAGCAAGAACGTCAACTTCAACCTTTAAGGGAATAA
- a CDS encoding DUF6464 family protein, giving the protein MSSKSNSLLTEIILSNSRQSLGKIYLEQMPQPGSHLELSGKTYAILERHHHYQYKIGGYCLQRISLHVQELKLANEKSLIEGRWVIGDATCRYNAHSEIMRCAVNPEGPCQDCHYYEP; this is encoded by the coding sequence ATGTCATCAAAGTCAAATTCATTACTAACAGAAATCATTCTTAGCAACTCCCGTCAGTCCCTGGGTAAAATATATCTCGAACAGATGCCCCAACCAGGTAGTCATCTGGAATTATCGGGAAAAACCTATGCTATTTTAGAACGACACCATCATTACCAATACAAAATCGGTGGCTATTGCCTGCAAAGAATTTCTTTACACGTTCAAGAATTGAAGTTGGCTAATGAAAAAAGCCTAATTGAGGGACGCTGGGTTATCGGTGATGCTACCTGTCGTTACAATGCGCATTCAGAAATTATGCGCTGTGCCGTTAATCCCGAAGGGCCCTGTCAAGACTGCCATTACTACGAACCCTAA
- the fabF gene encoding beta-ketoacyl-ACP synthase II, with protein sequence MTNWQPKRVVVTGLGAVTPIGNNLQQYWQSLLAGRSGVAPVTLFDASQHSCQIAAEVKDFDPHNYLDKKEAKRMDRFAQFALAASQQAIDDAKFVIDELNADRIGVLIGTGVGGIRVMEDQKEILLNKGPRKVSPFTIPMMIANMAAGXTAIHTGARGPNSCTVTACAAGSHAIGDAFRLIQRGYATAMISGGTEAAVTPLSFAGFCSAKALSGRNDEPTRASRPFDRDRDGFVMGEGAGILLLEELEHAVGRGAKIYGEIVGYGMTCDAYHITSPSPNGQGATKAIELAIADGSLSPEDIDYINAHGTSTGANDTTETQAIKKALGTRAKDIPISSTKSMTGHLLGGSGGIEAVAVLMAIANDRVPPTINLDNPDPECDLDYVPHSSREHRVSVALSNSFGFGGHNVTLAFKKYQ encoded by the coding sequence ATGACAAATTGGCAACCTAAAAGAGTAGTGGTGACAGGGCTGGGGGCCGTTACTCCCATAGGTAACAATCTCCAGCAGTATTGGCAGAGTCTTTTAGCTGGACGTAGTGGAGTCGCGCCAGTTACATTATTTGATGCCTCACAACACTCCTGTCAAATTGCAGCTGAAGTCAAAGATTTCGATCCTCATAATTACTTGGATAAAAAAGAAGCCAAGCGGATGGATCGCTTCGCTCAGTTTGCGCTCGCTGCTAGCCAACAAGCAATTGACGATGCCAAATTTGTCATCGACGAACTCAATGCCGACCGCATAGGCGTATTAATCGGTACGGGAGTAGGCGGCATTAGAGTTATGGAAGATCAAAAAGAAATTTTGCTCAACAAAGGACCGAGAAAAGTCAGTCCTTTTACCATCCCGATGATGATCGCCAATATGGCGGCAGGGKTGACGGCAATTCATACGGGAGCTAGAGGTCCAAACTCTTGTACCGTAACCGCCTGTGCGGCTGGTTCCCATGCCATAGGTGACGCTTTTAGACTAATTCAGAGAGGCTATGCTACAGCAATGATTAGCGGTGGTACAGAGGCTGCTGTTACCCCCCTATCTTTTGCTGGTTTTTGTTCGGCAAAGGCTCTTTCTGGTCGTAACGATGAACCAACTCGCGCTAGCAGACCGTTCGATCGCGATCGCGATGGTTTTGTAATGGGTGAAGGAGCGGGAATTTTATTACTTGAAGAATTAGAACACGCGGTAGGGCGTGGAGCTAAAATCTATGGCGAAATAGTCGGTTATGGTATGACTTGCGATGCCTATCATATTACTTCTCCCTCACCCAACGGTCAGGGAGCGACTAAAGCAATAGAATTAGCGATCGCTGATGGTTCTCTATCGCCCGAAGATATTGACTATATTAACGCTCATGGAACTAGTACGGGAGCGAACGATACTACCGAAACTCAGGCAATTAAAAAAGCTTTGGGTACTAGAGCTAAAGATATTCCCATTAGCTCGACCAAATCAATGACTGGTCATTTATTAGGCGGTTCTGGAGGGATTGAGGCAGTAGCAGTATTGATGGCGATCGCCAATGACAGAGTACCCCCAACCATCAATTTAGACAACCCAGACCCAGAATGCGATCTAGACTACGTTCCCCATAGCAGCCGCGAGCATCGGGTATCGGTAGCACTTTCTAACTCTTTTGGCTTTGGCGGTCATAATGTCACCTTAGCTTTTAAAAAATATCAGTAG
- a CDS encoding PAP/fibrillin family protein has translation MSKKAELLEAIAGKNRGLLANEVDNVRVLSAIQQLEDCNPNPQPLKTKELLEGDWRLLYTTSKGILGLDRFPLLKLGQIYQCIRTSEGKVYNIAEVVGLPFLEGLVSVAATFEPVNNRRVSVMFERSIICLQRFFAYSSPSKFIQQIESGKKFLPLDFSLNRREQSGWLDTTYLDEDMRIGRGNEGSVFVLCKN, from the coding sequence ATGAGCAAGAAAGCAGAATTATTAGAAGCAATAGCTGGAAAAAATCGTGGGTTGTTAGCTAATGAAGTTGACAACGTTCGCGTCCTCTCAGCAATTCAGCAGCTAGAAGATTGTAACCCCAATCCCCAGCCGCTTAAAACCAAAGAGCTATTAGAAGGCGATTGGCGATTGCTATATACCACCAGTAAGGGAATACTGGGTTTAGACCGCTTTCCCTTGTTGAAGTTAGGGCAAATTTATCAATGTATACGCACCTCAGAAGGCAAGGTTTATAATATTGCTGAAGTTGTAGGTTTGCCTTTTTTAGAGGGTTTGGTCAGTGTTGCCGCTACCTTTGAACCAGTAAACAATCGCCGAGTCAGCGTTATGTTCGAGCGATCGATAATTTGTTTGCAGCGTTTTTTTGCCTACAGTTCGCCAAGTAAGTTTATTCAGCAAATAGAATCGGGTAAAAAGTTTCTTCCTCTTGATTTTAGTCTCAACCGTCGCGAACAAAGTGGATGGCTAGATACAACTTACTTAGACGAAGATATGCGTATAGGTAGAGGTAATGAAGGTAGTGTATTTGTTCTCTGTAAAAATTGA
- the acpP gene encoding acyl carrier protein yields MNQEVFAKVQKIVVEQLEVEENRVTPEASFANDLGADSLDTVELVMALEEEFDIEIPDEAAEQIDTVGKAVEHISSEIETAA; encoded by the coding sequence ATGAATCAAGAAGTTTTTGCAAAAGTACAAAAAATCGTTGTCGAGCAACTAGAGGTTGAAGAAAATAGAGTTACGCCAGAGGCAAGCTTTGCTAATGATTTGGGTGCCGACTCACTCGATACAGTAGAGTTGGTCATGGCTTTAGAAGAAGAATTTGATATTGAAATTCCCGATGAAGCAGCAGAACAAATAGATACGGTTGGGAAAGCAGTAGAGCATATAAGCTCGGAAATAGAAACAGCCGCTTGA
- a CDS encoding YtxH domain-containing protein, with protein MSKSVRDRTFVSGIAIGSAVGTLCGLLIAPRTGKETRKLLKKSAAALPELTEDLASTIHMRAEHLGVKTTRNWQATLSKIRVAIAAGVAASQQEREREQALSISRNSTPAAKSSRP; from the coding sequence ATGTCAAAATCAGTTAGAGACCGTACATTTGTCAGTGGCATCGCGATCGGGAGTGCCGTAGGTACTCTGTGTGGATTGTTAATCGCACCGCGAACTGGCAAAGAAACCAGAAAACTTCTGAAAAAATCTGCTGCGGCTTTACCAGAGTTAACTGAAGATTTGGCTAGCACCATTCACATGCGTGCCGAGCATTTGGGAGTAAAGACGACGCGCAACTGGCAAGCAACTTTAAGCAAAATACGTGTGGCGATCGCCGCAGGTGTGGCAGCAAGCCAACAGGAAAGGGAACGCGAACAGGCTCTATCTATCTCTCGCAATTCAACTCCTGCTGCAAAATCGTCTCGACCTTAA